The Bacillota bacterium region ACGGGACCCGGACCCTCGTCTTTGTGGTTTCCGACTCATTGGGTGAAACCGCCGAACTGGTGGCGCGGGCGGCTGCCATCCAGTTCGATTCCCATCGCATGGAGTTTGTGCGCGTCCCGTACGTGGAGGACGCCCGCATGCTCATGGGTGTTTTTGAACACGCACGTACCAGGCCCAGCCTGGTGGTGTACACCCTGGTGCGTCCTGACTTGAGGAAGCTCGTGCAGGAGTATTCCGCACGCCTGGGAATCCCGGCGGTGGATGTGCTGGGTCCCCTTCTGGAGGCCATGCAGAAGGTGGCCGGTTTTCCACCCCGGCTCCAACCAGGGTTGATCCGCCAGCTCGACGAGGCCTACTTTCGCCGCATTGAAGCAGTGGAATTCGCCGTCAAGTATGACGACGGGCGGGACTTGAGGGGGCTGGCTCGCGCCGACCTGGTTCTGGTGGGGGTTTCCCGGACGTCCAAGACCCCGGTAAGTCTGTACCTGGCGCAGCGCGGCTACAAGGTGGCTAACGTTCCCCTGGTACCGGAGATACCGTTGCCGGCTGAGTTGCTGGCCCTTCCCCGGGGCAAGGTGGTGGGGCTCACCATCCAGCCCGAGTCCCTGTGCGCCATCCGCAGCGAGCGGGTCAAGGCCATGGGCCTTAACGGTCCTGCTCGCTACGCCGACCCCGACCGGGTGCGGGAAGAGCTGGCCTATGCCCGCGAGGTATTTCGCCAGTTGGGGTGTCCGGTGGTGGACGTTACCTACCGGGCGGTGGAGGAGACCGCCAACCGGGTACTGGAAGCGATGAGGCGTCTCAGGGAGGGGGAAACCGTTGAGTAGTCAAACTGCCGACCCATACGTGTACATGTTCGAGGAAGGTCAGGGTTCCTGGCGCCACCTGCTGGGAGGCAAGGGTGCGGGTTTGGCGGAGATGACCCGCATCGGTCTGCCCGTCCCACCGGGATTCACCATCACGACTCGGGCCTGCGCGGCGTACTACCGCCTGGGAAAGCGCCTGCCGCCCGGCTTGTGGGACGAGACCAGGGCAGCCATGGGGCGCCTGGAAGAAAAAACGGGCAGGCGGTTCGGCGACCCCACGCACCCGCTGCTGGTTTCGGTGCGCTCGGGCGCTCCGGTTTCCATGCCCGGGATGATGGACACTATCCTGAACCTGGGCCTGAACCACAGCACGGTGGCTGGCCTGGCCGCCGAAACCGACACCGGCTTTGCTTACGATTGCTACCGCCGTTTCATCCAGATGTTCGCAAACGTGGTCCTCAAGTTGGAACACCGGCGATTTGAGGAACTGCTGGAGGCAAAGAAGCGATCGGTGGGCGTCGAGGCGGATCAGTTCATGCCGGCCGAGGCCTGGCAGGAACTGGTTGAGGAGTACCTGGCCCTGGTGGAGAGGGTGACAGGACAACCCTTCCCTCAGGATCCCTGGCAGCAACTGGAGAGAGCCATCGGGGCGGTGTTCGAGTCCTGGGACAACCCGCGCGCCCAGGTGTACCGGCGGGTGAACCGCATCCCCGACGACCTGGGTACGGCCGTGAATGTGCAGGCCATGGTGTTCGGTAACCTGGGGGAGCACTCGGCCACCGGCGTGATGTTCACCCGCAATCCTTCTACCGGGGAAAAGCAGGTGTACGGCGAGTATCTGGTCCGGGCTCAGGGGGAGGATGTGGTGGCCGGGCTGCGCACTCCCCAGCCCCTGGTGAAGATGCGGGAGGAGATGCCCGCCACCTATGAGCAGGTGCTTGAAGTTGCCCGCCTGCTCGAAGAGCACTACCGCGATGTGCAGGACATCGAGTTCACCGTGCAGGAGGGCAAGTTGTTCGTCCTGCAGACCAGGTCGGCCAAGCGGACAGCCCGGGCTGCCATCCGCACGGCGGTGGATATGGTCAGGGAGGGTCTGATCAGCCGGGAGGAGGCCCTGACCCGGGTGGATCCGGCCCAGGTGGTGCAGATACTTCACCGGGGGGTTGAGCCCGACGTCAAGATCCCGCCCCTGGCGCAGGGGCTTCCCGCTTCCCCGGGGGCTGCCACCGGAAAGGTGGTCTTCGATGCCGACCTGGCGGAGGCGCTGGGTGCTCAGGGAGAGGCGGTCATCCTGGTGAGGCCGGAGACCACCCCCGA contains the following coding sequences:
- a CDS encoding pyruvate, water dikinase regulatory protein, whose protein sequence is MDDGDGTRTLVFVVSDSLGETAELVARAAAIQFDSHRMEFVRVPYVEDARMLMGVFEHARTRPSLVVYTLVRPDLRKLVQEYSARLGIPAVDVLGPLLEAMQKVAGFPPRLQPGLIRQLDEAYFRRIEAVEFAVKYDDGRDLRGLARADLVLVGVSRTSKTPVSLYLAQRGYKVANVPLVPEIPLPAELLALPRGKVVGLTIQPESLCAIRSERVKAMGLNGPARYADPDRVREELAYAREVFRQLGCPVVDVTYRAVEETANRVLEAMRRLREGETVE